The genomic region TGCCGAGCTGGAGCGCCTCGTCACCGCCGGCGACACCGCCGGGAGCCCGTTGCTGCGTCCTGAGGAGTCGGTGGGAATCATGCGGACCATGGACGAGATCCGCAGCCAGATCGGCCTTCGTTACCCCGACGAGTGACAGGACCCGGCGCTACGTCGTGGTCTCGACGTGGCGCCGGGCCGTGTCCGGCAGGGGTCTCGAGCCGTCGTCGAACCGATCCCCGGCAGCGTGGCGTCAGTCGTCGATCGCCTGGTAGACCGTGGTCCAGAAGTCGTGCACGAGCCTGGCCGGGTCCGGGACCGACATGCCGACCTGGGCGAGCAGGATGCCGGTCAGCTGGTTGTCCGGGTCGCCGTACGTCGTGGTGCCGCTGCCGCCGTCCCAGCCGAACTGGCCGATCGGCGCGTAGTCGCCGCGGTAGGTGCGGACGGCCATGCCCAGGCCCCAGCCGCCGTGCTGGCCCTGGCCGAAGGACACGTGCACGTTGTTGGTGGCGGTGGCGTTGCGGGCGGCGTTCTGCTCGGGGGTGAGGCGGTTGGTGGTCATCAGTTCGACAGCTGCCCGGGACAGGATCCGCTGGTTCCCGTGCATCCCGTTGTTCAGCAGCATCCGGAAGTAGGCGTGGTAGTCGTCGACGGTGGAGACCAGGCCCCCGCCGCCACCCTGGAACGCCGGCGGCGCGCTGTGCCGACCGCCTTCGGCCTCGTCCCAGACGTGGAACTCGCCGGTCTGCGGGTCGGGTGCGTACAGGGGCGGCAACCGGTGCATCCGGTCGGCGGGCACGTGGAAGCCGGTGTCCTTCATCCCCAGTGGGTCGAAGATGCGTTCCCGCAGGAAGCTCTCGAACGACTGACCCGTCACCCTGGCGACGAGCACGCCGAGCAGGTCGTTGCTGATGTGGTACTGCCAGCGCTCGCCGGGCTGGTTCATCAGCGGCAGCGCGCCGAGGCGGCGCATCCACTCGTCCGGCTCGGGCATCGGCTCCGGCAGGTTGGGCGTGAGTCCCTGCTCGAAGATCGCGCCCATGATCGGCGTACCGAGGGCAGTCAGGTCCATGCCGAGCCCGAAGGTCGAGGTCAGCACGTCCCGGACGGTGATCGGCCGGCGCGCCGGGACGGTGTCGTCCAGCGGGCCGTCGATCCGTTGCAGGACCTGCCGGTCGGCGAGCTCGGGCAACCACTGCTCGACCAGGTCGTCGAGCCGCAGCCGGCACTCGTCCAGCAGCACCATCGCCGCGGCCATGCTGACCGGCTTCGAGGTCGAGGCCATCCGGAAGATCGTGTCCCGGCTCATCGGGGCGCCGCCGTCGTGGCGCAGGGTGCCGACCGCCTCGACGTACGTCTCACCGCCCCGGCTGACCAGAGCGACCAGTCCGGGGATCTTGCCGGACTCGACGTGCCGGGCCAGCAGGTCGCTGATTCTGCGCTGGCCTGCGGCGGAGATGCCGCTGTGCTGGTCGGTGCGGGTGCTGGACATGGTCGTGCGCTCCTTCGATCGAACAGGCGGGGAGGCGATCCGGGCGGTGCCGCGGCGGTTCAGAGGCTGCGGGCGGTGATGTCGCCGTGCTGGGTGGTGGCCTTGATGGTGAGGGCGGCGGCGGGGCCTTCGGTGTTGGTGAGGGTGTTGGTGACGCGGCCGTAGGTCGTGCCGGCGTCGAGGGTGGCGGAGGCTCCGGGGGCGGTGGTGATGGTGAGGTTGCCTTGCTGGGTGGTGAGTTCGACGGTGCCGGTGGTGGCCTCGGCGATGGTGATGTCGCCTTGCTGGGTGGTGATGTGAGCAGGGCCGGTGAGGCGGCCCACGGTGATGTCGCCGGCGTGGGCGGTCAGGTTCACGGTGGCGGCTTCGTCGATCTTGGTCTCGTCGTGGGCGCCGTTGACGGTGATGTTGCCGAGGCGGCCGACGCCGCGGAACTGGGC from Kribbella flavida DSM 17836 harbors:
- a CDS encoding serine hydrolase domain-containing protein; the protein is MSSTRTDQHSGISAAGQRRISDLLARHVESGKIPGLVALVSRGGETYVEAVGTLRHDGGAPMSRDTIFRMASTSKPVSMAAAMVLLDECRLRLDDLVEQWLPELADRQVLQRIDGPLDDTVPARRPITVRDVLTSTFGLGMDLTALGTPIMGAIFEQGLTPNLPEPMPEPDEWMRRLGALPLMNQPGERWQYHISNDLLGVLVARVTGQSFESFLRERIFDPLGMKDTGFHVPADRMHRLPPLYAPDPQTGEFHVWDEAEGGRHSAPPAFQGGGGGLVSTVDDYHAYFRMLLNNGMHGNQRILSRAAVELMTTNRLTPEQNAARNATATNNVHVSFGQGQHGGWGLGMAVRTYRGDYAPIGQFGWDGGSGTTTYGDPDNQLTGILLAQVGMSVPDPARLVHDFWTTVYQAIDD
- a CDS encoding DUF4097 family beta strand repeat-containing protein, whose amino-acid sequence is MQKFDTATAITAAIDITAGRIQVIAADRTDTTVEIRPAGATKSRDIKAAEQTTVEFTDGILRITGPAQNNQLFGQTGSVEVTVQLPTGSHVQATAAAAQFRGVGRLGNITVNGAHDETKIDEAATVNLTAHAGDITVGRLTGPAHITTQQGDITIAEATTGTVELTTQQGNLTITTAPGASATLDAGTTYGRVTNTLTNTEGPAAALTIKATTQHGDITARSL